The proteins below come from a single Zea mays cultivar B73 chromosome 8, Zm-B73-REFERENCE-NAM-5.0, whole genome shotgun sequence genomic window:
- the LOC100502288 gene encoding Lipid phosphate phosphatase 2-like, whose translation MPAPAPPIRLGPPTPYISSHGSKVARLHMYDWIVLILLAVLDGVLNIIEPFHRFVGSEMMTDLRYPMKGNTVPFWAVPIIGIIGPMVIITVIYFKKRNVYDLHHAILGLLFSVLITAVLTDAIKDGVGRPRPDFFWRCFPDGKPEYNNFTTGAICHGQASVIKEGHKSFPSGHTSWSFAGLGFLSWYLAGKIKVFDRRGHVAKVCIVLSPLLLAALVAVSRVDDYWHHWQDVCTGGLLGFTVASICYLQFFPLPSDENGLWPHAYFRHILEPEGDSQAQPTYMSRRSSVQNGSFQYSPDAVEMRSTSQAMDSMEAGQRAQ comes from the exons ATGCCAGCACCAGCCCCACCAATTCGTCTGGGACCTCCGACTCCCTATATATCCTCTCATGGATCCAAAGTTGCACGCCTACACATGTATGACTGGATTGTGCTAATTCTTTTAGCTGTATTGGATGGAGTTCTTAATATAATAGAACCCTTCCATCGCTTCGTCGGATCAGAAATGATGACAGACCTCAGATACCCCATGAAGGGCAATACAGTGCCATTTTGGGCTGTGCCG ATAATTGGTATCATTGGGCCTATGGTTATCATAACAGTGATATACTTTAAGAAGAGAAATGTATATGATCTGCATCATGCCATACTAG GTCTCCTATTTTCAGTACTTATTACTGCTGTTTTAACTGATGCGATAAAGGATGGTGTTGGGCGACCACGTCCTGATTTCTTCTGGCGTTGCTTCCCTGATGGAAAACCT GAGTATAACAACTTTACTACAGGCGCCATATGCCATGGCCAGGCGAGTGTTATTAAAGAAGGTCATAAAAGCTTTCCAAGTGGTCATACTTCAT GGTCTTTTGCTGGCCTTGGGTTCCTTTCATGGTATTTGGCTGGTAAAATCAAAGTATTCGATCGTAGAGGACATGTTGCAAAAGTCTGCATTGTCCTTTCCCCTCTGCTTCTTGCAGCCTTAGTGGCAGTTTCTCGAGTTGATGACTATTGGCATCATTGGCAAGACGTATGTACTGGCGGATTACTTG GGTTCACGGTTGCTTCCATTTGCTACCTGCAGTTTTTTCCACTACCATCTGATGAAAATG GACTGTGGCCGCACGCATATTTCCGACACATTCTTGAGCCAGAGGGTGACAGCCAAGCGCAACCCACGTACATGAGCCGTCGCAGCTCGGTTCAGAACGGTTCCTTTCAGTACAGCCCTGACGCAGTGGAAATGAGGAGCACGAGCCAAGCAATGGATTCCATGGAAGCTGGCCAGAGAGCCCAATAA